Proteins from a genomic interval of Symmachiella macrocystis:
- a CDS encoding cryptochrome/photolyase family protein — protein MTATIVRFRNDLRIDDHPALTAALQRNQPVIPAFVWSPDEAGDWASGAAARWWLDRSLRSLAADLQRRGSRLIIRSGDVHKEIAKLVEETTADALHWSRGYEPALLESDQQLETSLTKRGVEAVSYSGRLLFEPDAVRTKQGNPYRVFTPFWKACLNLDPPREPHSAPRKIPAPQDWPASASIDSLGLAPQRDWADQFSQRWQPGEQGANQKLKRFLKQAVADYETGRDRPDDYGTSRMSPHLHFGEISPHKIWYALQTQGSDGSQAYLRELGWREFAYHVLVNFPETPDQPLRSQFENFPWQHNAKALRKWQRGQTGYPIVDAGMRELWATGWMHNRVRMIVASFLTKDLLIDWREGAGWFWDTLVDADLANNTMGWQWTAGSGADAAPYFRIFNPVRQGEKFDPAGDYVRQWVPELKSLPKKWIHNPWDAPADVLADAGVELGEDYPQPIVDHGEARKAALAAYEEIKAT, from the coding sequence ATGACTGCCACAATCGTGCGGTTTCGTAACGACCTGCGGATTGATGATCACCCGGCGTTGACCGCAGCTCTCCAACGCAATCAGCCGGTGATCCCGGCCTTCGTTTGGTCCCCAGACGAAGCGGGTGATTGGGCGTCTGGGGCAGCAGCGCGGTGGTGGCTTGACCGGTCACTGCGGAGTCTCGCTGCGGATTTGCAGCGACGTGGTTCGCGGTTGATCATCCGCTCCGGTGACGTCCATAAGGAAATCGCTAAGCTAGTCGAAGAAACCACCGCAGATGCCCTCCATTGGAGTCGCGGCTACGAGCCGGCGCTTCTGGAAAGTGACCAGCAACTGGAAACGTCGCTCACCAAACGGGGAGTGGAAGCCGTCTCCTACAGCGGACGGCTGCTGTTTGAACCGGACGCCGTGCGGACGAAACAGGGGAATCCTTACCGGGTATTCACGCCGTTTTGGAAAGCCTGTTTAAATCTTGACCCGCCGCGCGAGCCGCACTCCGCACCCCGCAAAATACCCGCTCCGCAAGACTGGCCCGCATCGGCGTCGATTGATTCGCTCGGATTGGCCCCCCAACGGGATTGGGCCGACCAGTTCTCCCAGCGCTGGCAACCCGGCGAGCAGGGAGCGAATCAAAAACTAAAGCGTTTCCTAAAACAGGCCGTTGCTGATTACGAAACGGGTCGCGACCGGCCGGACGATTACGGCACCTCCCGCATGTCGCCGCACCTGCACTTTGGCGAAATCAGCCCGCACAAAATTTGGTATGCTCTGCAAACGCAAGGCAGTGACGGTTCCCAAGCCTACTTGCGGGAGCTCGGCTGGCGGGAATTTGCGTATCACGTGCTTGTCAATTTTCCTGAGACCCCGGACCAACCATTGCGGTCCCAGTTTGAAAACTTTCCCTGGCAGCACAATGCAAAAGCACTGCGGAAGTGGCAGCGTGGGCAAACCGGTTACCCGATCGTCGATGCCGGTATGCGCGAACTGTGGGCAACCGGCTGGATGCACAATCGCGTCCGCATGATCGTCGCCTCGTTTCTGACTAAAGATCTGCTGATCGATTGGCGGGAAGGCGCGGGCTGGTTCTGGGACACACTGGTCGACGCCGATCTGGCCAACAACACCATGGGCTGGCAATGGACCGCCGGCAGCGGCGCCGACGCCGCCCCCTATTTCCGCATCTTCAACCCCGTCCGCCAGGGAGAAAAATTCGATCCCGCTGGCGACTATGTACGTCAGTGGGTGCCGGAATTAAAATCGCTACCGAAGAAATGGATCCACAACCCGTGGGATGCCCCCGCGGACGTATTGGCTGATGCGGGCGTTGAGTTGGGCGAGGATTATCCGCAGCCGATTGTGGATCATGGCGAGGCGCGGAAGGCGGCGCTGGCGGCTTATGAGGAGATTAAAGCAACGTAG
- a CDS encoding endo-1,4-beta-xylanase — MGVMRFVVPQCESLSDWPEVFRAYSSGLDRSVWPTRIEFDGQSIVCRRQNSESSRMHVAWPVQDFGRPMLATAMLPEREAPYVLAVELARGKIVQVRNLRAELTQADLTLPPEYHQRYAQAHREFGHAASCQDDVANATDAANRAIHHACHAAELLARAYSQQFLESRHQQYDQLPTSLGCRLDNQIPEAPEQELFCSAFNSASVPIEWQLVEPIEGQADWTVFDAQVEWCMENRLVMRGGPLIDLSPRGLPKWLWEWEQDFWNLQSFVCDFVETAVSRYIGKIRIWELAACANSGGALVLNEEQRLTLVAKALEVARHIDEEARFVIRIDQPWGEYQARGQHRLSPLHFADALVRAGLGLSALNLEIAIGYRPRGTPSRDLLDFSSMIDRWCALGIPLHITLAFPTSDQPDPLADSDLEVDRSAWKQPWSPTAQAQWFDMLLPLLIAKPAVAAVYWAQFSDATPHTFPHSGLIGPDGIAKPTLQHMIDYRRKHLK; from the coding sequence ATGGGTGTCATGCGATTCGTTGTGCCTCAATGCGAATCGCTTAGCGATTGGCCCGAGGTGTTTCGCGCCTATTCCAGCGGACTGGATCGCAGCGTCTGGCCGACCCGCATCGAATTTGACGGACAGTCCATCGTTTGTCGGCGGCAAAACTCCGAAAGCAGCCGGATGCACGTCGCTTGGCCGGTTCAGGACTTTGGCCGTCCCATGCTGGCGACCGCCATGCTCCCCGAACGCGAAGCCCCTTATGTCTTGGCCGTCGAATTAGCCCGCGGCAAAATCGTCCAGGTTCGCAATCTCCGCGCGGAATTAACTCAGGCCGATTTGACCTTGCCGCCTGAGTATCATCAGCGGTATGCGCAGGCTCACCGCGAATTTGGACACGCAGCCAGTTGCCAGGATGATGTCGCTAATGCAACCGACGCTGCCAATCGAGCCATTCACCACGCCTGCCACGCCGCTGAACTGTTGGCCCGCGCCTACTCGCAACAGTTCCTGGAATCGCGACATCAACAATACGACCAACTGCCGACCTCGCTGGGCTGCCGATTGGACAATCAAATCCCTGAGGCGCCGGAGCAGGAGTTATTCTGTTCCGCTTTCAATTCAGCATCCGTGCCAATCGAATGGCAGTTGGTGGAGCCGATCGAGGGGCAAGCTGATTGGACCGTATTCGATGCGCAAGTCGAATGGTGTATGGAAAACCGATTGGTCATGCGGGGCGGACCGTTAATTGATCTCTCCCCGCGCGGATTGCCGAAATGGCTGTGGGAATGGGAACAGGATTTTTGGAACCTGCAGAGTTTTGTCTGCGACTTTGTGGAGACAGCTGTCTCACGGTACATCGGCAAAATCCGCATTTGGGAATTGGCCGCCTGCGCCAACAGCGGCGGCGCACTGGTGCTCAACGAAGAACAGCGTTTGACCCTCGTCGCCAAGGCATTAGAGGTCGCGCGGCATATCGATGAAGAAGCGCGTTTCGTGATTCGCATCGACCAGCCTTGGGGAGAATATCAGGCCCGCGGGCAACACCGGCTCTCCCCGCTACATTTTGCCGATGCTCTCGTGCGGGCCGGGCTGGGACTGTCAGCGCTCAATCTGGAAATCGCTATTGGTTATCGTCCCCGCGGGACGCCGTCTCGCGATCTGCTTGATTTTTCGTCGATGATTGACCGTTGGTGTGCATTGGGAATCCCTCTGCACATCACCTTGGCATTTCCCACCAGCGACCAGCCCGATCCGCTGGCAGACAGTGATTTGGAAGTCGACCGCTCCGCCTGGAAACAACCGTGGAGTCCCACCGCCCAAGCCCAGTGGTTCGACATGCTACTGCCGCTGTTGATCGCTAAACCGGCCGTCGCCGCAGTCTACTGGGCACAATTCTCCGACGCCACGCCACACACCTTCCCGCATTCCGGTCTGATCGGCCCTGACGGGATCGCCAAGCCAACCTTGCAACACATGATCGACTATCGCCGCAAGCACTTGAAGTAA
- the polX gene encoding DNA polymerase/3'-5' exonuclease PolX, giving the protein MQNSEIARAFDDLADLLEIDGANAFRLRAYRNASRLITDLPESMTAIVEDPDRSPSELPGIGKDLAEKIVTLVETGILPQLDEMRDKIPPGVVEMLRLPGMGPKKAAILFHELSITTLEDLKQAAEQEQIRALKGFGKKTEESILEGLAHAQQSAGRVFLADAKIQADAILESLSQLPSVQQIAAAGSLRRRRETVGDLDVLITADDSTEPMDALAEHELVEKVLARGETKQRVRLRSGLEMDLRVVPAESYGAALQYFTGSKAHNIVVRRRAQERGLKINEYGVFRDDDAVAGQTEEDVYAAVDLPWIPPELREDRWEFEWAENNQLPTLIELEDIRGDLHMHTTATDGKASIADMAAAAKARGLKYIAITDHSKRVTMARGLDAKRLRAHWKEIDKVNAETKGIEILKGIECDILEDATLDLPDDVLAEADWVIAVLHYGLKQPQEQIHKRLLTAIQNPHVSIIGHPTGRLIGKRPGAEMNMQEILKAAADHGVMMEINAHPSRLDLDDVAAAAAKDLGIPIVISTDAHSTTGFDVLQYGIYQARRAGLEKKDVANTKTWGQFKKLLR; this is encoded by the coding sequence ATGCAAAACTCTGAAATCGCGCGCGCGTTTGATGACCTGGCCGATCTTTTAGAAATCGACGGCGCCAATGCATTTCGCTTGCGGGCTTATCGCAATGCGTCGCGACTAATCACCGATCTCCCGGAGTCCATGACGGCGATTGTCGAGGACCCCGACCGCTCCCCCAGTGAGCTGCCCGGGATTGGCAAAGATCTCGCGGAAAAAATCGTGACGTTGGTCGAAACCGGCATCTTGCCTCAACTCGATGAGATGCGGGACAAGATCCCACCGGGAGTTGTGGAGATGCTGCGGTTGCCCGGCATGGGCCCCAAAAAGGCAGCCATCTTGTTTCATGAACTCTCCATCACAACGCTGGAGGATTTGAAGCAAGCCGCTGAGCAAGAACAAATCCGCGCGCTGAAAGGGTTCGGTAAGAAGACCGAAGAATCGATTTTGGAAGGATTGGCACACGCACAGCAATCCGCCGGACGTGTCTTTTTGGCCGATGCAAAAATCCAAGCCGACGCCATCCTCGAATCGCTATCGCAGCTACCCTCGGTTCAACAAATCGCTGCAGCGGGCAGCTTGCGGCGGCGGCGGGAAACCGTCGGTGATTTGGACGTGTTGATCACAGCCGACGACTCCACCGAACCGATGGACGCGCTGGCAGAGCACGAGTTGGTGGAAAAAGTTCTTGCCCGCGGAGAAACCAAACAGCGTGTCCGACTGCGATCCGGTTTAGAGATGGACCTGCGGGTCGTCCCCGCAGAATCGTACGGGGCTGCTTTACAATACTTCACCGGCTCCAAGGCACATAACATCGTCGTCCGCCGCCGCGCCCAGGAACGGGGTCTGAAGATCAATGAATACGGCGTGTTTCGCGACGATGACGCCGTTGCGGGACAGACCGAGGAAGACGTCTACGCCGCCGTCGACCTGCCATGGATTCCACCGGAACTGCGCGAGGACCGATGGGAATTTGAATGGGCAGAGAACAATCAGCTGCCAACGCTGATCGAATTAGAAGACATTCGCGGCGATTTGCACATGCACACCACCGCCACCGACGGCAAGGCTTCGATCGCTGACATGGCGGCCGCTGCCAAGGCGCGCGGGTTGAAATACATCGCCATTACCGATCACTCAAAACGAGTCACCATGGCTCGCGGTTTGGATGCCAAGCGGTTGCGCGCTCATTGGAAAGAGATCGACAAGGTCAATGCCGAGACCAAGGGGATAGAGATCCTCAAAGGCATTGAATGCGATATCCTTGAGGATGCGACACTCGATTTGCCCGATGACGTGTTGGCCGAAGCGGATTGGGTGATCGCCGTGCTGCATTATGGTTTGAAACAGCCACAGGAACAGATTCACAAACGGTTGCTCACAGCGATCCAAAACCCGCATGTCTCCATCATTGGGCACCCGACTGGACGTCTGATCGGAAAGCGACCGGGAGCGGAGATGAACATGCAGGAGATCCTCAAAGCGGCCGCCGATCACGGCGTGATGATGGAGATCAATGCGCACCCCAGTCGATTGGATCTCGACGACGTCGCCGCCGCAGCGGCAAAGGATCTGGGCATTCCCATCGTGATCAGCACCGACGCCCACTCCACAACCGGCTTCGACGTTCTACAGTACGGCATCTACCAAGCTCGTCGCGCGGGGCTCGAGAAAAAAGACGTGGCCAACACGAAGACGTGGGGGCAGTTTAAGAAGTTGTTGCGGTGA
- a CDS encoding long-chain-fatty-acid--CoA ligase translates to MAVTSQRTKIEQRSRTAPWLDHYPEGVPASLQYPQIPAWGFLERTAADYGDRVACHYYNQRMTYAELFAAARQMAHVLVKSGIKPGDRVGVLLPNTPEMLVALNGIWMAGGVVVAVSPLMVAGEVTALLKTTQCKTVIGLDMLLPLLFDGEYQPESVLLTTIADRLPLLQKLAYKAARIVRLGIRSKAWDNRCRNLAKELAQGNPIFQPIQNHSLDDPAFILPTGGTTAAPKAVVLSHRNLVANAWQLHHWGGATMAEETVLAVVPFFHSYGLTTCAMTGTAMAATLVLQHRFVPRRVLRAIETARPSVFHAVPAMLCQLNKLMRDGKGDYTSINYCMSGGAPLPTSVAEEFTEHTGAIVVEGYGLSEASPVTHAGPLDGSARAGTIGMPLPDTEVRIVDADTGFRPVAPGEVGEITVRAPQVMVGYWNNPEATSGAIRDGWLYTGDLAVCDDQGFFRIVDRKKDLIITSGFNVYPSDVERVIKQFSGIQDAAVVGVSDPDRGEIVKAILVLERGVQFDRKEFLNQCKIHLSKHKQPRKIEIADGDLPRNFLGKVLRKDLRT, encoded by the coding sequence ATGGCCGTAACTTCCCAACGCACCAAAATCGAACAACGATCACGGACTGCTCCGTGGTTGGATCATTATCCCGAGGGCGTTCCAGCCTCGCTGCAGTATCCGCAAATCCCTGCCTGGGGCTTTCTGGAGCGGACCGCTGCTGATTACGGCGATCGCGTCGCCTGTCACTACTATAACCAACGCATGACCTACGCGGAGCTCTTTGCAGCCGCGCGACAGATGGCTCATGTGCTCGTCAAATCGGGGATCAAGCCGGGTGATCGCGTGGGCGTGTTGTTGCCCAACACTCCTGAGATGCTGGTCGCCTTAAACGGCATTTGGATGGCCGGCGGCGTTGTTGTCGCCGTTAGCCCCCTGATGGTTGCGGGCGAAGTCACTGCTTTGCTGAAGACGACACAGTGCAAGACCGTTATCGGTTTGGACATGTTGTTGCCATTATTGTTCGACGGCGAGTATCAACCCGAATCCGTCTTGCTGACGACAATCGCTGATCGATTGCCGTTGTTGCAAAAATTGGCATATAAGGCTGCTCGTATCGTACGATTGGGAATCCGCAGCAAAGCGTGGGACAACCGTTGCCGGAATTTGGCGAAAGAACTCGCTCAAGGCAACCCGATATTCCAACCGATCCAAAACCATTCTCTCGATGATCCGGCATTTATTCTTCCCACCGGGGGGACCACAGCCGCTCCGAAGGCGGTCGTGCTCAGCCACCGCAATCTCGTCGCCAATGCTTGGCAATTGCACCATTGGGGCGGTGCGACGATGGCTGAAGAGACTGTCTTGGCGGTCGTACCGTTTTTCCATAGTTACGGCTTAACCACCTGCGCTATGACGGGGACAGCCATGGCGGCCACATTGGTGTTACAGCACCGATTCGTCCCCCGCCGGGTCTTGCGGGCGATCGAAACCGCACGACCTTCGGTCTTCCACGCCGTGCCTGCCATGTTGTGTCAGCTGAACAAATTGATGCGCGACGGCAAGGGAGATTATACGTCGATCAACTACTGCATGTCGGGGGGGGCTCCGCTGCCAACTAGCGTGGCTGAAGAATTCACCGAACATACCGGTGCGATTGTTGTCGAAGGATACGGTCTGTCAGAGGCCAGTCCCGTAACGCATGCCGGTCCGTTGGACGGGTCTGCGCGGGCCGGAACAATTGGTATGCCGTTGCCGGACACCGAAGTACGAATCGTCGACGCCGATACAGGGTTTCGACCGGTTGCGCCGGGCGAAGTGGGTGAGATCACGGTCCGCGCTCCGCAAGTCATGGTTGGCTATTGGAACAACCCCGAGGCAACCAGCGGCGCGATTCGCGATGGCTGGTTGTACACGGGCGATTTGGCAGTCTGCGACGACCAAGGCTTCTTTCGCATCGTGGACCGCAAAAAGGATTTAATCATTACATCCGGATTTAATGTTTATCCATCGGATGTGGAACGAGTGATCAAACAGTTTTCAGGTATTCAAGACGCGGCGGTGGTCGGCGTCTCCGATCCTGACCGAGGTGAAATCGTCAAAGCCATATTGGTCTTAGAGCGCGGTGTGCAGTTTGACCGCAAAGAGTTCTTGAATCAATGCAAAATACACCTGTCGAAACACAAGCAACCACGGAAGATCGAAATCGCCGACGGAGACTTGCCTCGCAATTTTTTAGGCAAGGTGCTGCGTAAAGATTTGCGTACATAA
- a CDS encoding SDR family oxidoreductase, with translation MRDLTAKRVLITGGGHGLGRELALQFAMQGATIIVTDLDLVRVESTVEYLTNAGHTAVGYRMDVSDPVSVKAVRNQVRESVGSIDILINNAGVVFGGAFMDVPIEKHMATYRVNTLGPAIVTHAFLPDLVENSEGHCVNIASAAAMIALPNAATYASSKWAVLGFSESLREELRLNGHGHVGVTAVCPSYVGTGMFAGVCTPRFTPMLTPKKLANQIINSVRKNQEQLLTPWLVKLIPLGRGTMHRSLFRWLCNWLRVTTSMITWNSKPPQPTVEVPAARVPTLPPPKRTRKAAAMAVDESYP, from the coding sequence ATGCGGGATCTGACGGCAAAACGAGTGTTGATCACCGGTGGCGGGCACGGCCTAGGTCGTGAACTAGCACTGCAATTCGCCATGCAAGGGGCGACGATCATCGTCACCGATCTGGATTTAGTGCGTGTCGAGTCAACCGTTGAGTATTTGACCAACGCCGGCCATACGGCAGTCGGTTATCGTATGGACGTCTCGGACCCGGTCTCCGTGAAAGCGGTCCGCAATCAAGTGCGGGAAAGTGTCGGGAGTATCGACATCCTCATCAATAATGCGGGCGTCGTCTTCGGCGGCGCATTCATGGATGTCCCCATCGAAAAACATATGGCGACTTATCGCGTCAATACCCTGGGACCGGCGATCGTGACACACGCCTTCTTGCCGGATCTTGTGGAAAATAGTGAAGGGCACTGCGTGAACATCGCCAGCGCCGCAGCCATGATCGCCTTGCCCAATGCGGCAACCTATGCTTCCAGCAAATGGGCCGTGCTCGGTTTTTCCGAGTCGTTGCGCGAGGAATTGCGGCTCAACGGGCATGGACACGTAGGCGTCACTGCCGTCTGCCCCAGTTATGTCGGAACGGGAATGTTCGCCGGCGTGTGCACGCCGCGGTTTACTCCGATGCTGACACCGAAAAAACTGGCGAACCAAATCATCAATTCTGTTCGCAAGAATCAGGAACAGCTCCTGACTCCGTGGCTGGTTAAGTTGATTCCGCTTGGACGAGGAACGATGCATCGTTCACTCTTTCGGTGGTTATGCAACTGGCTGCGAGTTACGACAAGCATGATTACTTGGAACAGCAAACCCCCTCAGCCAACGGTCGAAGTGCCGGCGGCTCGTGTACCAACTTTACCCCCCCCCAAGCGGACTCGGAAGGCAGCTGCGATGGCGGTCGACGAGAGTTACCCCTAA
- a CDS encoding DUF1571 domain-containing protein, with amino-acid sequence MTLQHSSPIGRSKPRRLRILMLLSTICILGVIVNTHRGSQRPVADPHDFRKASRRAAAVAPIAKASNSDILQVSVTEQTLQSTTAQPVAVEAQQDPQLHALQTALTLLQNGRDRLKSINHYTATFIKQERVGDELTEGDVTEIKVRHEPFSVYMKWVETDAGQEMLYADGVNDGNLLLKQVGWKSRLLPVISLDPHCVLAMSQSRYPVTQMGLLRLVETLITDRRNDIEKKTELKCQLFDDEVCHERPCYRFVLEYGSQQVSATYRKSDLFIDKELSVPVQIANFTWPDSDWGADWGCEEMDDETLIEYYGYCDLVLGTPLSDLDFDRSNEEYGFQKD; translated from the coding sequence ATGACTCTACAGCATTCTTCGCCGATTGGGCGGTCTAAACCCCGCCGGCTTCGTATCTTAATGTTGCTTTCGACTATTTGTATCCTCGGCGTGATCGTCAACACGCATCGGGGCAGTCAACGCCCGGTGGCCGATCCGCACGACTTCCGTAAAGCCAGTCGTCGCGCGGCGGCGGTTGCTCCCATCGCCAAGGCTTCAAATAGCGATATTCTCCAGGTTTCGGTGACCGAACAGACTTTGCAGTCCACGACCGCGCAGCCTGTGGCTGTTGAGGCGCAACAAGACCCGCAACTACATGCACTACAGACTGCGTTGACCTTGCTGCAAAACGGACGCGACCGGCTCAAAAGTATCAATCACTACACCGCGACGTTTATCAAACAAGAACGCGTGGGCGATGAATTGACCGAAGGGGACGTTACGGAAATCAAGGTCCGTCACGAGCCGTTCAGTGTGTATATGAAATGGGTCGAAACAGATGCCGGGCAGGAAATGTTGTACGCCGACGGCGTCAATGACGGAAATCTCTTGCTAAAGCAAGTGGGTTGGAAATCGCGACTTCTCCCGGTCATTAGCTTGGATCCGCACTGCGTGCTGGCTATGAGCCAGTCACGTTACCCGGTGACTCAAATGGGCTTGCTGCGTTTGGTAGAGACCCTCATCACCGATCGTCGAAATGACATAGAGAAGAAGACCGAGTTGAAGTGCCAATTGTTCGACGATGAAGTCTGCCACGAACGCCCCTGCTATCGATTTGTCCTGGAATATGGGAGCCAGCAGGTCTCTGCGACCTATCGAAAATCCGACTTGTTTATCGATAAAGAGCTCTCCGTTCCGGTCCAAATCGCCAACTTTACCTGGCCCGATTCGGACTGGGGTGCGGATTGGGGCTGCGAGGAAATGGATGACGAAACGTTGATCGAATATTATGGTTATTGCGACTTGGTACTGGGCACTCCACTGAGCGACCTTGATTTTGATCGCTCAAACGAAGAATATGGGTTCCAGAAAGATTGA
- a CDS encoding thiolase family protein — protein sequence MATAVIVDGIRTPFVKAGGPLTDVDAPELGRMVVRELLDRNNFDPAAVDELIAGNVASPADSANVARVIALRCGMPQASIAHTVNRNCASGMESVTEAVAKIEAGEASCVVALGVDSMSNIPVFWKKRFAEKLFSVVKGRSPLQKLGAITRFRPADFQPQIGIEMGLKDPVSGLMMGDTAEKLAREYDISREEQDAFALRSHQRAVEAWKEDRLSNQTMTAYAGKKATPIEQDIGPRDNQSLTALGKLKPYFDRRWGTVTVGNSCQVTDGGVALLIMEEETAKMHGLQPLGRIRGSAYAGCDPARMGLGPVYASAKALKASGMKLSEMELVEINEAFAAQVLACLKGFENPPQDCAAYEDRTLLGPLDQEKLNVNGGAIALGHPVGATGARLVLTALRELERRNQRIGLATLCVGGGQGAAVIVERIAA from the coding sequence ATGGCCACAGCCGTCATTGTTGATGGGATTCGTACGCCGTTTGTAAAAGCGGGAGGACCGCTGACCGACGTCGACGCGCCCGAATTGGGGCGGATGGTCGTCCGTGAATTGCTCGACCGCAATAACTTTGATCCCGCGGCCGTCGACGAATTGATCGCCGGCAATGTGGCGTCACCCGCGGATTCGGCCAATGTCGCACGTGTGATCGCGCTGCGGTGCGGCATGCCGCAGGCCAGTATCGCGCACACCGTCAACCGCAATTGCGCCAGCGGCATGGAAAGCGTGACCGAAGCAGTCGCCAAAATCGAAGCGGGCGAAGCAAGCTGCGTCGTTGCTTTGGGGGTCGATTCCATGAGCAATATCCCCGTCTTTTGGAAAAAACGATTCGCCGAAAAGCTGTTTTCCGTCGTCAAAGGTCGCAGTCCGCTACAGAAATTGGGAGCCATCACCCGGTTTCGCCCAGCCGATTTTCAGCCGCAGATCGGCATCGAGATGGGCCTCAAAGATCCCGTTTCCGGTTTGATGATGGGAGACACGGCTGAAAAGTTAGCCCGTGAATATGACATCAGCCGTGAAGAACAAGATGCCTTTGCGCTCCGCAGCCACCAGCGCGCGGTCGAAGCCTGGAAAGAGGACCGGCTTAGCAATCAAACCATGACCGCCTATGCCGGCAAAAAGGCGACTCCGATCGAACAGGATATCGGACCGCGCGACAACCAAAGCCTCACGGCCCTTGGCAAATTGAAACCTTATTTCGATCGTCGTTGGGGGACCGTTACCGTAGGCAATTCCTGCCAAGTCACCGACGGCGGGGTCGCCCTGTTGATCATGGAAGAAGAGACCGCCAAGATGCACGGACTGCAACCGCTGGGGAGAATTCGCGGTTCGGCCTACGCCGGTTGTGATCCCGCACGCATGGGACTCGGACCGGTCTATGCCAGCGCCAAAGCGTTAAAAGCCAGTGGCATGAAACTCAGCGAAATGGAATTGGTCGAAATCAACGAGGCCTTTGCCGCCCAGGTGCTGGCGTGCTTGAAAGGTTTTGAAAATCCACCCCAGGATTGTGCCGCCTATGAGGACCGCACGCTGCTGGGGCCGCTGGATCAAGAGAAATTAAACGTCAATGGCGGCGCCATTGCCTTAGGACATCCTGTGGGGGCCACCGGGGCGCGATTGGTCTTAACAGCGCTGCGAGAATTGGAACGGCGCAACCAGCGCATCGGATTGGCGACATTATGTGTCGGTGGCGGACAAGGCGCAGCGGTCATCGTCGAACGCATCGCTGCGTGA